In Halobacterium sp. R2-5, the following are encoded in one genomic region:
- a CDS encoding alcohol dehydrogenase catalytic domain-containing protein produces the protein MRAIVQTGTREVEVQQRDKPTPDADQVLVEVHSAGLCGSDAHAYTYEDGYKWIPIPRVMGHEYAGTVVEVGDGVTGLSVGDNVVEEPIHSCGECFQCKNGQPNVCQNFSITGMHRDGAYAEYVAVDASSVHRIPDSVPLEHAAITEPTSIATRAVFTQSSVTPGDNVLVEGPGPIGVLTAVVADSMGANVLVSGLEADTRYRLPLLADIGVDTVNVQDGDLDDRREAFTDGIGFDAVFDTTGHQSGVEMAVDHVRKGGEVVVVGLPGAPSEVFMTPVVRGEITVQTSYGSAWRNFEQAIRLMENGAVDVDAIVDRSYSVDDPTAAFEGFLNSETCKPVFTFA, from the coding sequence ATGAGAGCTATCGTCCAGACCGGAACGAGGGAAGTCGAGGTACAGCAGCGCGACAAGCCGACGCCGGACGCCGACCAGGTGCTCGTCGAGGTGCACAGCGCGGGCCTCTGCGGCAGCGACGCCCACGCCTACACGTACGAGGACGGCTACAAGTGGATTCCAATCCCGCGCGTCATGGGCCACGAGTACGCCGGCACCGTCGTCGAAGTCGGCGACGGCGTCACCGGGCTCTCGGTCGGCGACAACGTCGTCGAGGAGCCGATTCACAGCTGCGGCGAGTGCTTCCAGTGCAAGAACGGCCAGCCGAACGTCTGCCAGAACTTCTCCATCACGGGCATGCACCGCGACGGCGCGTACGCGGAGTACGTCGCCGTCGACGCGTCGTCCGTCCACCGCATCCCGGACTCGGTCCCGCTCGAACACGCGGCCATCACGGAACCGACGAGCATCGCGACCCGCGCCGTGTTCACGCAGTCCTCGGTGACCCCCGGGGACAACGTTCTCGTCGAGGGCCCGGGCCCGATTGGCGTCCTGACCGCCGTCGTCGCCGACTCGATGGGCGCGAACGTCCTCGTCTCCGGGCTCGAAGCGGACACGCGGTACCGCCTCCCCCTCCTGGCGGACATCGGTGTCGACACCGTCAACGTCCAAGACGGGGACCTCGACGACCGCCGCGAGGCGTTCACGGACGGCATCGGCTTCGACGCGGTCTTCGACACGACCGGCCACCAGTCCGGCGTCGAGATGGCCGTCGACCACGTCCGGAAGGGCGGCGAGGTAGTCGTCGTCGGCCTCCCCGGAGCGCCCAGCGAGGTGTTCATGACGCCCGTCGTCCGCGGCGAAATCACCGTCCAGACGTCGTACGGCTCCGCGTGGCGGAACTTCGAGCAGGCAATTCGCCTGATGGAGAACGGCGCCGTCGACGTCGACGCCATCGTCGACCGCTCCTACAGCGTCGACGACCCGACCGCCGCCTTCGAGGGGTTCCTGAACTCCGAGACCTGCAAGCCCGTGTTCACGTTCGCCTAG
- a CDS encoding SDR family oxidoreductase, which produces MSQSLEGDTAIVTGSSTGLGRAIAEKFADEGANVVTNSRSQDRAEDTAEAIREAGGNAVAAEADVSEKADVEALAQAAVDEFGSLDVMVNNAGTTVEKHVFDQTPEDWQRVLDVNLTGTFYGSQVAGEQMAEQGTGGQIINVSSMFGSVGVQGRAPYNATKGGIENLTRCLAVELAEYDVHVNALAPGYVKTDLAEAPWGEEITEDREWPYYGYTEEHIENRTPLGRFGTLAEVGNCAAFLAAGDHYMTGEVMHNDGGWLAFGWGSKA; this is translated from the coding sequence ATGAGCCAGTCGCTGGAAGGAGACACCGCGATCGTCACGGGGTCGAGTACCGGGCTCGGTCGCGCAATCGCGGAGAAGTTCGCGGACGAGGGCGCGAACGTGGTGACGAACTCGCGCTCGCAGGACCGCGCCGAGGACACCGCCGAAGCGATCCGGGAGGCCGGCGGGAACGCCGTCGCGGCGGAGGCCGACGTGAGCGAGAAGGCGGACGTCGAAGCGCTCGCGCAGGCGGCGGTCGACGAATTCGGCTCCCTGGACGTGATGGTCAACAACGCCGGGACGACCGTCGAGAAGCACGTCTTCGACCAGACGCCCGAGGACTGGCAGCGCGTCCTCGACGTCAACCTCACGGGGACGTTCTACGGCTCCCAGGTGGCCGGCGAGCAGATGGCCGAGCAGGGCACGGGCGGCCAGATTATCAACGTGTCCAGCATGTTCGGGAGCGTCGGCGTGCAGGGCCGCGCGCCCTACAACGCGACGAAGGGCGGTATCGAGAATCTCACTCGGTGTCTCGCGGTCGAACTCGCGGAGTACGACGTCCACGTGAACGCGCTCGCGCCCGGCTACGTGAAGACGGACCTCGCGGAAGCCCCGTGGGGCGAGGAGATCACCGAGGACCGCGAGTGGCCGTACTACGGCTACACCGAGGAGCACATCGAGAACCGCACGCCGCTCGGCCGCTTCGGCACGCTGGCGGAGGTCGGCAACTGCGCGGCGTTCCTCGCGGCCGGCGACCACTACATGACCGGGGAAGTGATGCACAACGACGGCGGGTGGCTGGCGTTCGGCTGGGGCAGCAAAGCGTAG
- a CDS encoding SDR family oxidoreductase produces the protein MSGRLAGQTAIVTGSSSGIGEHIAERFAEEGANVVTNSRSQDRAEDTAEAIREVGGEAIGVGADVSEKDDAEHLVERAIEEYGSLDIMVNNAGIGVIAPALEMTEDEWRSVVDVNLNGVFFGAQAAGKAMAEQGDGGHILNISSIFGSIGVQGRAPYNASKGGVNNLTRCLAVELAEHEVHVNALAPGFVKTELDEQTREEKADEGDDEKEPWPRYGYDDRDIENRTPLDRFGSVEEMGNCAVFLVSGDHYMTGEVVHADGGWLAFGWGSKER, from the coding sequence ATGTCGGGACGGTTAGCAGGCCAGACGGCCATCGTCACGGGGTCGAGCAGCGGCATCGGAGAGCACATCGCCGAGCGATTCGCCGAGGAAGGCGCGAACGTGGTGACGAACTCGCGCTCGCAGGACCGCGCCGAGGACACCGCCGAAGCGATCCGAGAGGTAGGCGGCGAAGCCATCGGCGTCGGCGCGGACGTCAGCGAGAAAGACGACGCCGAACACCTCGTGGAGCGAGCGATCGAGGAGTACGGCAGCCTCGATATCATGGTGAACAACGCCGGCATCGGCGTCATCGCGCCAGCCCTGGAGATGACCGAGGACGAGTGGCGGAGCGTCGTCGACGTGAACCTCAACGGCGTGTTCTTCGGCGCGCAGGCCGCCGGGAAGGCGATGGCCGAGCAGGGCGACGGCGGGCACATCCTGAACATCTCGAGCATCTTCGGGAGTATCGGCGTCCAGGGCCGCGCGCCCTACAACGCCTCGAAGGGCGGCGTGAACAACCTCACGCGCTGCCTGGCGGTGGAGCTCGCCGAACACGAGGTCCACGTGAACGCGCTCGCGCCGGGGTTCGTGAAGACCGAGCTCGACGAGCAGACCCGCGAGGAGAAAGCCGACGAGGGCGACGACGAGAAGGAGCCGTGGCCGCGGTACGGCTACGACGACCGCGACATCGAGAACCGCACGCCCCTGGATCGGTTCGGCTCCGTCGAGGAGATGGGGAACTGCGCGGTGTTCCTTGTGAGCGGCGACCACTACATGACCGGCGAAGTCGTGCACGCCGACGGCGGGTGGCTGGCGTTCGGCTGGGGGAGCAAGGAGCGCTAG
- a CDS encoding amino acid dehydrogenase, which translates to MQGICEQLAEHDHDELKAFRDEETGLRGFVGIHDTTLGAAAGGTRRYAFDSEADAIEDVLRLSQAMTYKYAISGINMGGAKAVIWVEDDDHNTEELYRSYGRMVDSFGGRFVTGGDVGTDERELRWINMETDYVLGLPEQFDHPDGYHGGGLGVLRAMEACCDLTYGDRDVSDRHVVVQGIGDMGSAIIRYLSDRGARITVADPDQEAVDWAVDEHGAEVADPNDVYGVDCDIFAPSALGFVINDETIPQLECDIVCGAANNQLEDPERHGRRLHEEGILYAPDYLANSGRTIDDTDLLRKGGYQHDRARAMIDAIYDRMVEIGQRSEAQDRPTNELADEMAEQRIEAVGSMRAKVTERRAPKW; encoded by the coding sequence ATGCAAGGTATTTGTGAACAATTGGCAGAACACGACCACGACGAACTGAAGGCGTTCCGCGACGAGGAGACCGGGCTCCGCGGATTCGTCGGCATCCACGACACCACGCTGGGCGCCGCAGCCGGCGGGACGCGACGATACGCGTTCGACTCCGAGGCGGACGCCATCGAGGACGTGCTCCGACTGTCGCAGGCGATGACGTACAAGTACGCCATCTCCGGCATCAACATGGGCGGCGCGAAGGCCGTCATCTGGGTCGAGGACGACGACCACAACACCGAGGAGCTGTACCGCTCGTACGGCCGGATGGTCGACAGCTTCGGCGGCCGCTTCGTCACGGGCGGCGACGTCGGCACGGACGAGCGCGAGCTCCGCTGGATAAACATGGAGACCGACTACGTGCTCGGCCTCCCCGAGCAGTTCGACCACCCCGACGGCTACCACGGCGGCGGCCTCGGCGTGCTCCGTGCGATGGAGGCGTGCTGCGACTTGACGTACGGCGACCGCGACGTCTCGGACCGCCACGTCGTCGTGCAGGGCATCGGCGACATGGGCAGCGCGATCATCCGCTACCTCTCCGACCGCGGCGCCCGCATCACCGTCGCGGACCCGGACCAGGAGGCCGTCGACTGGGCCGTCGACGAGCACGGCGCCGAAGTGGCCGACCCGAACGACGTCTACGGCGTAGACTGCGACATCTTCGCGCCGTCCGCGCTCGGGTTCGTCATCAACGACGAGACAATCCCGCAACTGGAGTGCGACATCGTCTGCGGCGCCGCGAACAACCAACTGGAGGACCCCGAGCGCCACGGCCGCCGGCTCCACGAGGAGGGCATTTTGTACGCGCCGGACTACCTCGCGAACTCCGGGCGCACCATCGACGACACCGACCTGCTGCGGAAGGGCGGCTACCAGCACGACCGCGCGCGAGCGATGATCGACGCCATCTACGACCGCATGGTCGAAATCGGGCAGCGCTCCGAGGCCCAGGACCGGCCCACGAACGAGCTCGCCGACGAGATGGCCGAGCAGCGCATCGAGGCGGTCGGGTCGATGCGCGCGAAGGTGACAGAGCGGCGCGCGCCGAAGTGGTAA
- a CDS encoding aldo/keto reductase, producing MTIDKYRAMQYETLGQTDVEVSRVGLGLWNISGGSDWEKTDEDQAIETIHEAYDSGVTFFDTAEAYGDGYSEEVLGEALDGLDRDDVVVASKVWQDNLAYDDLKAACEASLDRLGTDYVDVYYVHYQHPEIPVSETMRAMKELQEEGKIRVPAVSNTGPADLDATLAEGRVEANQVPYNLLWRAIEYGVADASRDEDVDLVAYSPLAQGLLTGEYESIEEYPTGRMRTRHFSGDRPGARHGEAGAEAETFAAVERIRDLCAEYDRDMVEVALAWPLHQPGVTAVLAGASSPEHARANAAAADVSLSEDLLADLDDATADLKEALGPNPDPWQSDSRYN from the coding sequence GTGACGATTGACAAGTACCGGGCGATGCAGTACGAGACGCTCGGACAGACGGACGTAGAGGTGAGCCGCGTCGGCCTCGGACTCTGGAACATCAGCGGCGGCTCCGACTGGGAGAAGACCGACGAGGACCAGGCCATCGAGACCATCCACGAGGCGTACGACAGCGGCGTCACGTTCTTCGACACGGCGGAGGCGTACGGCGACGGCTACTCCGAGGAAGTGCTGGGGGAGGCCCTCGACGGCCTCGACCGCGACGACGTCGTGGTCGCGAGCAAGGTGTGGCAGGACAACCTCGCGTACGACGACCTGAAGGCGGCCTGCGAGGCGAGCCTCGACAGGCTCGGCACGGACTACGTGGACGTCTACTACGTTCACTACCAGCACCCCGAGATTCCGGTTTCGGAGACGATGCGCGCGATGAAGGAACTGCAGGAGGAGGGGAAAATCCGGGTGCCGGCCGTCTCGAACACGGGGCCGGCAGACCTCGACGCGACCCTCGCGGAGGGCCGCGTGGAGGCGAATCAGGTGCCGTACAACCTCCTGTGGCGCGCCATCGAGTACGGGGTCGCGGACGCCTCTCGGGACGAGGACGTGGACCTGGTCGCGTACAGCCCGCTCGCGCAGGGCCTGCTCACCGGCGAGTACGAGTCGATCGAGGAGTACCCGACGGGCCGGATGCGGACGCGGCACTTCTCGGGGGACCGCCCGGGGGCGCGCCACGGCGAGGCTGGCGCCGAGGCGGAGACGTTCGCGGCGGTCGAGCGAATCCGGGACCTCTGCGCGGAGTACGACCGCGACATGGTCGAGGTGGCGCTCGCGTGGCCGCTCCACCAGCCGGGTGTGACCGCCGTGCTCGCGGGCGCGAGTTCGCCGGAGCACGCGCGGGCGAACGCGGCGGCCGCGGACGTCTCGCTCTCCGAGGACCTGCTGGCCGACCTCGACGACGCGACCGCGGACCTGAAGGAAGCGCTCGGCCCGAACCCGGACCCGTGGCAGTCCGACTCCCGGTACAACTGA
- a CDS encoding glucose 1-dehydrogenase, with amino-acid sequence MGDLFSLHGRTALVTGGTRGIGKAISRGLAAAGADVVPVSRTEEDVEAAVEDVRELGATSLVQPLDVTDEAAVRETVERVADELGGVDVLVNNAGINPGHALGAPGDVGLDGFDDTVDVNLRGAFACTSAASEHLEASEYGAVVNVASVGGVVGLPRQHPYVATKHGLVGLTKSMALDWAPGVRVNALAPGYVATDLTAELRDDEDLRQSILDRTPLDRFADPEEIAGPAVFLASPAASFVTGEVLAADGGWTAR; translated from the coding sequence ATCGGAGACCTGTTCTCGCTGCACGGCCGGACCGCACTCGTCACGGGCGGCACGCGCGGCATCGGGAAGGCAATCTCTCGCGGGCTCGCCGCCGCCGGCGCGGACGTGGTGCCCGTCTCGCGGACCGAGGAAGACGTCGAGGCCGCCGTCGAGGACGTCCGCGAACTCGGCGCGACGTCGCTGGTCCAGCCGCTCGACGTGACCGACGAGGCGGCCGTTCGCGAGACCGTCGAGCGCGTCGCGGACGAACTCGGCGGCGTCGACGTGCTCGTGAACAACGCCGGCATCAACCCCGGGCACGCGCTCGGCGCGCCCGGGGACGTCGGCCTCGACGGGTTCGACGACACCGTGGACGTGAACCTCCGCGGCGCGTTCGCGTGCACGAGCGCCGCCAGCGAGCACCTGGAGGCCTCCGAGTACGGCGCCGTCGTCAACGTCGCGAGCGTCGGCGGCGTCGTCGGCCTGCCGCGCCAGCACCCCTACGTCGCCACCAAGCACGGCCTCGTCGGCCTGACCAAGAGCATGGCTCTCGACTGGGCGCCGGGCGTCCGCGTGAACGCGCTCGCGCCCGGCTACGTCGCCACCGACCTCACCGCGGAGCTCCGCGACGACGAGGACCTCCGGCAGTCGATTCTCGACCGAACGCCCCTGGACCGGTTCGCCGACCCCGAGGAGATCGCCGGGCCCGCGGTGTTCCTCGCGAGTCCCGCGGCGTCGTTCGTCACCGGCGAAGTCCTCGCCGCGGACGGCGGCTGGACCGCCCGGTAG
- a CDS encoding pyrimidine/purine nucleoside phosphorylase, whose translation MPDDAFKDATVRKRANVYYDGRVTSREVQSSDGERYTLGLVLPGTYEFETETEETIEILAGSGRLELPEETLPFAEGDVVDVDAGVPFEFVADEVVDYCCAYG comes from the coding sequence ATGCCCGACGACGCGTTCAAGGACGCCACCGTGCGCAAGCGCGCGAACGTCTACTACGACGGCCGAGTGACGAGCCGCGAAGTACAGTCCAGCGACGGGGAGCGCTACACGCTCGGGCTCGTGCTCCCGGGGACCTACGAGTTCGAGACGGAGACCGAGGAGACCATCGAGATACTCGCGGGCAGCGGCCGCCTCGAACTCCCCGAGGAGACGCTGCCGTTCGCGGAAGGCGACGTGGTCGACGTCGACGCCGGCGTGCCCTTCGAGTTCGTCGCGGACGAGGTCGTGGACTACTGCTGCGCGTACGGCTAG
- a CDS encoding acyl-CoA dehydrogenase family protein has product MITFNDSETAEELATRTRDLMEEVVLPVERELEGGMTVSEGTVSELREAAREYGVYAPQIPEEYGGLGHSFRDVLPAFEEAGRSLLGPLALRVSAPDEGNMHFLELQGTETQKEQYLRPLVAGDINSGFAMTEPLQGGGSDPKMLQTTAERDGDDWVIDGHKWWTTQGVEADVLLVFARTDQDAHPYEGSSVFIVPKDADGVEVVRNIPHLGSPVTGKGHAEIKFDGVRVPDEHLLGEEGEGFAHVQERLGPARLTHCMRFSGMADRALDVAKAYTSEREGFGSKIADKQAVRFDIAEHEMRLAAARSLVRTAAEEIAAGNQARVEVSMSKVFAANVVQDAIDTAVQLCGGNGMARDLPLADFYESVRQFRIVDGADEVHKRTIAREAFADVDESELDPITRFDA; this is encoded by the coding sequence ATGATCACGTTCAACGACTCCGAGACTGCCGAGGAACTGGCGACCCGCACCCGCGACCTGATGGAGGAGGTCGTGCTCCCGGTCGAGCGCGAGCTCGAAGGCGGGATGACTGTCTCCGAGGGAACGGTCTCCGAACTCCGCGAGGCCGCTCGCGAGTACGGCGTCTACGCACCACAGATACCCGAGGAGTACGGCGGGCTCGGCCACTCGTTCCGGGACGTCCTGCCGGCGTTCGAGGAGGCCGGCCGGTCGCTGCTCGGCCCGCTCGCGCTGCGCGTCTCCGCGCCCGACGAGGGGAACATGCACTTCCTCGAACTCCAGGGCACCGAGACCCAGAAGGAGCAGTACCTCCGGCCGCTCGTCGCCGGCGACATCAACTCCGGGTTCGCGATGACCGAGCCGCTGCAGGGCGGCGGCTCCGACCCGAAGATGCTGCAGACGACTGCCGAGAGAGACGGCGACGACTGGGTCATCGACGGCCACAAGTGGTGGACGACGCAGGGCGTCGAGGCGGACGTGTTGCTCGTGTTCGCGCGCACCGACCAGGACGCCCACCCCTACGAGGGGAGTTCGGTGTTCATCGTGCCGAAGGACGCCGACGGCGTCGAGGTCGTCCGGAACATCCCGCACCTCGGTAGCCCGGTCACGGGGAAGGGCCACGCCGAGATCAAGTTCGACGGCGTGCGCGTCCCCGACGAGCACCTGCTCGGCGAGGAGGGCGAGGGGTTCGCGCACGTCCAGGAGCGCCTCGGGCCCGCGCGGCTCACGCACTGCATGCGGTTCTCGGGGATGGCCGACCGCGCGCTCGACGTCGCGAAGGCGTACACGTCCGAACGCGAGGGGTTCGGCTCGAAGATCGCCGACAAGCAGGCGGTGCGCTTCGATATCGCCGAGCACGAGATGCGGCTCGCCGCCGCGCGCTCGCTCGTCCGCACCGCCGCCGAGGAGATCGCCGCGGGCAACCAGGCCCGCGTGGAGGTGTCGATGAGCAAGGTGTTCGCCGCGAACGTCGTCCAGGACGCCATCGACACGGCCGTCCAGCTCTGCGGCGGCAACGGCATGGCGCGGGACCTCCCGCTGGCGGACTTCTACGAGAGCGTCCGCCAGTTCCGCATCGTCGACGGCGCCGACGAAGTCCACAAGCGCACTATCGCCCGCGAGGCGTTCGCGGACGTCGACGAGTCCGAACTCGACCCGATTACGCGCTTCGACGCCTGA
- a CDS encoding aldo/keto reductase, translating into MTVNIPRVGLGTYSDTDKDQWEDNVRTALEAGYRHVDTAEAYDNEQYVGAGLEAASVDRDDVFLATKVAHPDSPVPEREDVLSMVDGSLDRLRTDYVDLLYVHWPADPYDPETTLGAFQELYDDGKIEHVGVSNFEPETLDTAREVLDAPIAANQIECHPLLQQEELREYAREHDHWVVAFCPLAQGEVFDVPEVQAVAEKHDASPAQVSLAWLLSKENVAAIPKASSEAHMRDNLAARDLDLDGEDVERIDGIEREHRIIDREYARWRN; encoded by the coding sequence ATGACTGTCAACATCCCGCGTGTCGGGCTCGGCACCTACTCGGACACCGACAAGGACCAGTGGGAGGACAACGTGAGAACGGCGCTCGAAGCGGGCTACCGGCACGTCGACACCGCGGAGGCGTACGACAACGAGCAGTACGTCGGCGCCGGCCTGGAGGCCGCGAGCGTCGACCGCGACGACGTGTTCCTCGCGACGAAGGTCGCCCACCCGGACTCGCCCGTGCCGGAGCGCGAGGACGTGCTCTCGATGGTCGACGGCAGCCTCGACAGGCTGCGGACGGACTACGTCGACCTCCTGTACGTCCACTGGCCCGCCGACCCGTACGACCCGGAGACGACGCTGGGGGCGTTCCAGGAGCTCTACGACGACGGGAAGATCGAGCACGTCGGCGTCTCGAACTTCGAGCCGGAGACGCTGGACACCGCCCGCGAGGTGCTGGACGCGCCGATCGCCGCGAACCAGATCGAGTGCCACCCGCTCCTCCAGCAGGAGGAGCTCCGCGAGTACGCCCGCGAGCACGACCACTGGGTCGTCGCGTTCTGCCCGCTCGCGCAGGGCGAGGTCTTCGACGTGCCGGAGGTTCAGGCGGTCGCGGAGAAGCACGACGCCTCGCCCGCGCAGGTGTCGCTGGCGTGGCTGCTCTCCAAGGAGAACGTCGCTGCCATCCCGAAGGCGTCCAGCGAGGCGCACATGCGGGACAACCTCGCGGCCCGCGACCTCGACCTCGACGGCGAAGACGTCGAGAGAATCGACGGCATCGAGCGCGAGCACCGCATCATCGACCGCGAGTACGCGCGCTGGCGGAACTAG
- a CDS encoding universal stress protein, which translates to MPVVVAIDRSDSVENLVAEAAKLSDRFDTELHVVHVAGQYETTERVRLEAIDGSTDPVEMDDEERARTHAESVAAAVTDSFTPVGLVGYPENEILRYADEHDAEYIVIGGRKRSPIGKALFGSTAQAILLDADRPIVTVPPVGDAED; encoded by the coding sequence ATGCCAGTCGTCGTAGCCATCGACCGCTCCGACAGCGTCGAGAACCTCGTCGCGGAGGCGGCGAAGCTGAGCGACCGCTTCGACACCGAGCTCCACGTCGTCCACGTGGCCGGCCAGTACGAGACCACCGAGCGCGTGCGCCTGGAAGCCATCGACGGGTCCACAGACCCCGTGGAGATGGACGACGAGGAACGCGCCCGGACGCACGCGGAGAGCGTCGCCGCCGCGGTCACGGACTCGTTCACGCCCGTCGGCCTCGTCGGCTACCCGGAGAACGAGATTCTCCGCTACGCCGACGAACACGACGCGGAGTACATCGTCATCGGCGGCCGGAAGCGCTCGCCGATCGGGAAAGCCCTCTTCGGGAGCACCGCCCAGGCCATCCTGCTGGACGCCGACCGTCCCATCGTGACGGTCCCGCCGGTCGGGGACGCCGAGGACTGA
- a CDS encoding phosphotransferase family protein codes for MGEDSPEYFARLVDEDALAAYFREELGDAATFDVERHAEGHSNETLFAEWGDRRLVVRRPPPGETADTAHDVLREYRVIDALQDTDVPVPATVAACEDHSVIGSDFYVMERERGDVLREDEPERFATPERRRTLGEEFVDTLVAIHEVDYEAVGLGELGRPAGYTTRQVERWREQLEWAFEVTAEEREVPALDRVGDWLVEHCPEDHPHAMVHGDYKLDNVMFSPADDPEIAAVFDWEMATLGDPRADLGWMLSYWRDPKDPDPEIPELVTRFMEREGYPTRTDLVERWESQTGLTFEHERFYRALAVYKLAGLGEMFFRRYLTGNADDPMYPAMEERVPGLASRAERIIDGDEPL; via the coding sequence ATGGGCGAAGACAGTCCGGAGTACTTCGCGCGCCTCGTCGACGAGGACGCTCTGGCGGCGTACTTCCGCGAGGAACTGGGCGACGCGGCGACGTTCGACGTCGAACGGCACGCGGAGGGGCACTCGAACGAGACGCTGTTCGCGGAGTGGGGCGACCGGCGGCTGGTGGTGCGGCGGCCGCCGCCCGGGGAGACGGCTGACACGGCCCACGACGTGTTGCGCGAGTACCGCGTTATCGACGCGCTACAGGACACGGACGTTCCGGTGCCGGCGACAGTGGCGGCCTGCGAGGACCACTCCGTCATCGGGAGCGACTTCTACGTGATGGAGCGCGAGCGCGGCGACGTGCTCCGCGAGGACGAGCCCGAGCGGTTCGCGACGCCCGAGCGGCGGCGGACGCTCGGCGAGGAGTTCGTGGACACGCTCGTCGCGATTCACGAAGTGGACTACGAGGCGGTCGGGCTCGGCGAACTCGGCCGACCGGCGGGGTACACGACCCGGCAAGTGGAGCGGTGGCGCGAACAGCTCGAGTGGGCGTTCGAGGTCACCGCCGAGGAGCGCGAGGTCCCGGCGCTCGACAGGGTCGGCGACTGGCTCGTCGAGCACTGCCCCGAGGACCACCCGCACGCGATGGTCCACGGCGACTACAAGCTCGACAACGTCATGTTCTCGCCCGCCGACGACCCCGAGATCGCGGCCGTCTTCGACTGGGAGATGGCGACGCTCGGCGACCCGCGCGCGGACCTCGGGTGGATGCTGAGCTACTGGCGGGACCCCAAGGACCCCGACCCGGAGATTCCGGAGCTCGTCACGCGGTTCATGGAGCGCGAGGGCTACCCCACCAGAACCGACCTCGTCGAGCGCTGGGAGTCCCAGACGGGACTGACGTTCGAGCACGAGCGCTTCTACCGCGCGCTCGCCGTCTACAAGCTCGCCGGACTCGGGGAGATGTTCTTCCGGCGCTACCTCACGGGGAACGCCGACGACCCGATGTACCCCGCGATGGAGGAGCGCGTCCCGGGGCTGGCGTCCCGGGCCGAGCGCATCATCGACGGCGACGAGCCGCTGTAA